A window of Theropithecus gelada isolate Dixy chromosome 14, Tgel_1.0, whole genome shotgun sequence contains these coding sequences:
- the LOC112605763 gene encoding olfactory receptor 1052-like, with amino-acid sequence MYFFLGNLSFCDICYSTVFAPKMLVNFLSKHKSSTFSGCVLQSFSFAVYVTTEGILLSMMAYDRYVAIANPLLYTVIMTQTVCIQMVLASYLGGLINSLTHTIGLLRLDFCGPNIVNHYFCDIPPLLRLSCSDAHINEMLLLVFSGLIAMFTFIVVMVSYIRIIIAIQRIRSAEGRYKAFSTCASHLTTVTLFYGSVSFSYIQPSSQYSLEQEKVSAVFYTLVIPMLNPLIYSLRNKDVKDAVKRSIWWKRSPT; translated from the coding sequence ATGTACTTCTTCCTTGGCAACCTCTCCTTTTGTGATATCTGCTACTCTACTGTCTTTGCTCCTAAGATGCTAGTCAATTTCCTATCAAAACATAAATCCAGTACATTTTCTGGCTGTGTTCTACAGAGTTTCTCTTTTGCAGTATATGTAACCACAGAGGGCATTCTCCTGTCCATGATGGCTTATGATCGTTATGTGGCCATAGCTAATCCCTTGTTGTATACAGTCATTATGACCCAAACAGTTTGTATTCAGATGGTCCTTGCATCTTACTTGGGTGGGCTCATTAATTCTCTGACACACACAATAGGTTTGCTCAGATTAGACTTCTGTGGTCCTAATATTGTGAATCATTATTTCTGTGACATTCCTCCTCTTCTGAGGCTTTCTTGCTCTGATGCTCATATCAATGAAATGCTGCTCTTGGTCTTCTCTGGGCTTATTGCAATGTTCACTTTCATTGTCGTTATGGTGTCTTATATCCGGATCATCATTGCCATCCAGAGAATTCGTTCAGCTGAGGGAAGGTACAAAGCCTTCTCCACTTGTGCCTCCCACCTGACCACTGTGACCTTATTCTATGGGTCTGTTTCTTTTAGTTACATCCAGCCAAGCTCTCAGTATTCCCTGGAACAGGAAAAGGTCTCAGCTGTGTTTTATACATTGGTGATCCCCATGCTAAACCCACTTATTTATAGCCTGAGAAATAAGGATGTAAAAGATGCAGTAAAAAGGTCGATATGGTGGAAGAGAAGCCCCACTTGA